A genomic region of Bactrocera dorsalis isolate Fly_Bdor chromosome 3, ASM2337382v1, whole genome shotgun sequence contains the following coding sequences:
- the LOC105221944 gene encoding uncharacterized protein LOC105221944, producing MCKIATFSKSVKNTTNTTHTLTFLKSNYKYKRRVHTSMTHTHATPRARQPWRRAAIAGAENRCANAKNTLTNAINQIINTKRITCEIKLIFKLFIFCVGQLLTHTPCHTRDERRPSDSVALTQRRQVVGGRFDDTSHQRRNYDKVSSRRCQIAQRLHQWRQRQMRQHATNKSQTRLAPRQQQQQQGLYVSGLACNQSSRRCSDSNWQDLSPVVARLSTKATATATATTTTTTMLQRWHTSSASAGNGRLNVLSTLAAILFMALAFNATPLVDAGACWRSSQSNGKCSEIYLRNSTKSECCRYPELFYTDRDVTDVEFFFTTTVGDGMTCSPCALSCKSMQCGWNKKCVKRKGRPKCVCAPECGAAKRHKQRGPAKIYRGHEPHNEQLRMNRHIIAGAFGAGAAGEEAVEGDSAAAFFNEGKSPRDIRSLSSEITNVNLGVEHQMQIQNQNQNQRKLIIMQSQSQQKPQLSRRVEKPGRLLITANVEHDTEKPVQQRIQIISNVRMNSRKHHNHFSRDAFDDEFNDEEDDDEINEDDNDEDNDNDDDDDAFVVANNDDDDDLDDWLDDVVGAESTGNHRRSSDDSTRTPPLESRRTYHLPSRHKANKNSNHNKKRRQHENEMELSKRQQENSSNNNFAIIKRFQPAAASSTSNARRLENAPNHEEVLPSAGDTVNINSASKGNGNGNNNNNYNSNKGKGKHNIDGGRQRERHHHQQRKRKHQKQQLQQQQQHQSSHQHNHRSHKKHKKLKDHNANNNDNNVRTRTSSATSSLAAHNDNIPMATAATTTITTQTPIVSTTMEWQTTAATTPVNSMSPSDDRRLLNHGSHIAKSSPSSAVKKQKTGASSEAFFGADAVGVGAGDGGVAADVGKSSLNSDDSTLLDGIYDDFNVYGFPNRQFEVAVENFHGPHPVCGTDGRTYNTECQLKKRACRTNNPTLAVAYRGHCRTSCNGVKCLNGHTCVEDQYTIPHCIACKIDCPEDDAAAIAALPIDPSRAVCGVDGKTYRSVCDINRMICKSGRSIAVAYPGPCRDDRPTCSEINCGRKHTCLVDLLTLEPRCVSCSYKCARKRRPTSLRFEEGKICGVNNRTYNSWCELRRDSCNTGFLIDVKAPGECH from the exons ATGTGCAAAATCGCGACGTTTTCAAAATCCGTTaagaatacaacaaatacaacgcACACACTAACATTTCTCAAAtccaattacaaatacaaacgcAGAGTGCACACAAGCATGACGCATACGCACGCAACGCCAAGAGCGCGCCAACCATGGCGACGCGCTGCAATTGCGGGGGCAGAGAACCGCTGCGCTAATGCCAAAAATACATTAACTAATGCAATTAATCAAATAATCAACACTAAACGAATTACatgtgaaattaaattaatatttaaattatttattttttgcgtcGGCCAACTACTGACGCACACACCTTGCCATACGCGCGACGAACGACGCCCGAGTGACAGCGTGGCGCTAACGCAGCGACGACAAGTCGTCGGCGGACGCTTTGATGACACGAGCCATCAACGGCGAAATTATGATAAAGTGTCGAGCAGGCGATGCCAAATCGCGCAGCGTCTCCATCAATGGAGACAAAGACAGATGCGTCAACACGCCACCAACAAGAGCCAAACTCGGCTAGCGCCgcgtcagcaacaacaacagcagggTTTATATGTGAGCGGCTTGGCGTGTAATCAAAGCAGCCGTCGCTGCAGTGACAGCAATTGGCAAGATTTATCGCCGGTGGTCGCGCGGCTGTCAACAAAAGCaacggcaacagcaacagcaacgacaacaacaacaacaatgctgcaACGGTGGCACACATCGTCAGCCAGTGCCGGGAATGGACGCCTTAATGTGCTCTCAACACTGGCGGCAATATTATTTATGGCATTGGCATTCAATGCGACGCCTCTAGTGGATG CCGGCGCCTGCTGGCGTTCGTCACAAAGTAATGGCAAGTGCAGCGAGATTTACTTGAGGAACAGCACCAAATCCGAGTGTTGCCGCTATCCGGAGCTTTTCTACACGGATCGTGATGTTACCGATGTAGAGTTCTTCTTCACAACAACCGTTGGTGATGGAATGACTTGCTCACCTTGTGCGC ttAGCTGCAAGAGCATGCAATGCGGTTGGAATAAGAAGTGTGTCAAGCGCAAGGGCCGTCCAAAGTGTGTCTGCGCACCAGAGTGTGGAGCGGCCAAGCGACACAAGCAACGGGGCCCGGCGAAGATTTACCGTGGACACGAACCACACAACGAGCAGTTGCGAATGAATAGGCATATCATCGCTGGCGCATTCGGTGCCGGTGCTGCGGGTGAAGAAGCCGTTGAAGGCGACAGCGCTGCCGCATTCTTCAACGAAGGCAAGTCGCCACGCGACATACGTAGTTTAAGTAGCGAAATTACAAATGTTAATTTAGGTGTTGAACaccaaatgcaaatacaaaatcaaaatcaaaaccaAAGAAAACTGATTATAATGCAAAGTCAAAGCCAACAGAAGCCTCAGTTAAGTAGACGTGTAGAGAAACCGGGAAGACTTTTAATAACGGCCAATGTCGAACATGACACAGAGAAACCCGTCCAACAGCGTATACAGATTATTAGTAATGTAAGAATGAATAGCCGAAAACATCACAACCACTTTAGTCGCGACGCTTTCGATGATGAATTCAACGACGAAGAGGATGATGACGAAATTAACGAAGACGACAACGACGAGGACAAcgataatgatgatgatgacgatgcttttgttgttgcgaaTAATGACGACGATGATGATTTGGATGATTGGTTGGATGACGTCGTTGGCGCAGAATCGACGGGCAATCATCGGCGTAGTAGCGATGATTCAACAAGAACACCACCGTTGGAGTCACGAAGAACCTACCATTTGCCGTCTAGACATAaggcaaataaaaattcaaatcacaACAAGAAGCGGAGACAACATGAAAATGAAATGGAGCTCAGCAAGCGCCAGCAGGagaatagcagcaacaacaatttcgcCATAATAAAACGTTTTCAACCGGCAGCAGCATCCAGCACATCAAATGCCAGACGGCTCGAGAACGCTCCAAATCACGAGGAGGTGTTGCCATCAGCAGGCGATACGGTGAATATTAATAGTGCCAGCAAAGGCAAtggcaacggcaacaacaataacaattacaacAGCAATAAAGGCAAAGGTAAGCACAACATTGACGGCGGCAGACAACGTGAACGTCATCACCATCAACAACGCAAACGCAAACATCagaagcaacaactacaacaacaacaacaacatcagagtAGCCATCAGCACAATCACCGCTCACATAAAAAGCACAAGAAGCTAAAGGATCACAATGctaacaacaatgacaacaatgtGCGCACGCGCACCTCGTCTGCAACATCCTCGTTGGCCGCGCACAACGATAACATACCGATGGCaacggcggcaacaacaacaataacaacacaaacgCCCATAGTATCAACAACAATGGAGTGGCAGACAACAGCTGCTACCACTCCCGTAAATTCCATGTCGCCGTCTGATGATCGTCGTTTATTAAATCACGGAAGTCATATTGCAAAATCATCGCCGTCGTCGGCagtgaaaaagcaaaaaaccggCGCATCGTCTGAGGCGTTTTTCGGTGCTGatgctgttggtgttggtgcTGGCGATGGAGGTGTTGCCGCTGACGTTGGCAAATCATCTCTTAATTCAGATGACTCGACACTACTGGATGGCATATACGATGATTTCAATGTCTACGGATTCCCGAATCGCCAATTTGAAGTAGCG GTAGAAAATTTCCATGGCCCACATCCGGTTTGTGGTACAGATGGTCGCACTTACAACACGGAATGTCAATTGAAGAAACGCGCCTGCCGCACCAACAATCCAACGCTGGCTGTAGCATATCGAGGACATTGTCGAA CTTCGTGTAACGGCGTGAAATGTCTCAACGGTCACACATGCGTCGAAGATCAATACACAATACCCCACTGTATTGCTTGTAAAATTGATTGCCCCGAAGATGATGCTGCCGCCATTGCAGCGTTGCCGATCGATCCGTCGCGCGCCGTCTGCGGTGTGGATGGGAAGACATATCGTAGTGTTTGTGATATAAACCGAATGATTTGCAAAAGTGGTCGGTCCATTGCCGTTGCATATCCGGGACCATGCCGAG